The following are from one region of the Verrucomicrobiota bacterium genome:
- a CDS encoding MFS transporter: MHRGTDTEVTYRYERWRAVSSGILETAGTTFLLLIAVRAFNTGATAKALVAGGGSLGLVLTPVVVSSVAALGWTTARAASWLAAAGATCFLFMALVPILPVFVVGSVLAMTASSAAVPLLTQIYQENYPEKTRGHLFSRTVMVRIATAALFSEVAGRVLSEHIDYFRGLLVFFAATFAFASFCLARYPSRILTVQGGTHPLRAMRFARQDPLFRRTLISWMLMGFANLMMLPMRVEYLANPQYGLALSVAEVAFLTGVIPNAARLVMSPIWGWLFDRTNFFTLRVVLNIGFAIGILSFFLSSSVTGLILGAVVFGISNAGGDVAWSLWVTKFAPPEHVADYMSVHTCLTGVRGMLAPLVAFHLVREVSVEMLGGIAAGLIGISCLLLVPEIKVGGTGRPAKALVEEVSD; this comes from the coding sequence ATGCATCGGGGCACGGATACCGAAGTCACTTACCGATACGAGCGTTGGCGGGCCGTTTCGAGCGGCATCCTGGAAACGGCAGGAACGACCTTCCTGCTGCTCATTGCCGTGCGCGCATTCAACACCGGAGCGACCGCGAAGGCCCTGGTCGCGGGCGGCGGAAGTCTCGGATTGGTGCTCACGCCAGTCGTCGTTTCGAGCGTCGCCGCGCTGGGCTGGACGACGGCGCGCGCGGCGTCGTGGCTGGCCGCCGCCGGCGCCACGTGCTTTCTGTTTATGGCGCTGGTTCCGATCTTGCCGGTCTTCGTTGTGGGCAGCGTTCTGGCGATGACGGCTTCCTCGGCGGCTGTTCCGCTTCTGACGCAGATTTACCAGGAGAATTATCCGGAGAAGACCCGCGGCCATCTGTTTTCGAGAACGGTCATGGTGCGAATTGCGACGGCGGCTTTGTTCAGCGAAGTCGCCGGACGCGTGCTGTCGGAGCACATCGACTATTTTCGCGGTTTGCTGGTCTTCTTTGCCGCGACGTTCGCGTTCGCGAGCTTTTGTCTGGCGCGGTACCCCTCGAGAATTCTTACGGTGCAAGGCGGGACCCATCCGCTCCGCGCCATGCGTTTTGCCCGCCAAGATCCTCTCTTTCGAAGAACGCTGATAAGCTGGATGCTGATGGGCTTCGCGAATCTCATGATGCTCCCGATGCGCGTCGAGTATCTGGCGAACCCGCAATACGGATTGGCCTTGTCCGTCGCCGAAGTCGCGTTCCTCACGGGCGTGATCCCGAACGCCGCGCGGTTGGTCATGAGCCCGATCTGGGGGTGGCTTTTTGACCGGACGAACTTCTTCACCTTGCGCGTTGTCCTGAATATCGGGTTTGCCATCGGGATCCTGAGCTTCTTTTTGAGTTCGAGCGTGACGGGATTGATTCTGGGCGCGGTCGTGTTTGGCATCTCGAACGCGGGCGGCGACGTGGCCTGGAGCCTTTGGGTCACGAAATTCGCGCCGCCCGAGCACGTCGCGGATTACATGTCGGTGCACACGTGCCTCACCGGAGTTCGAGGCATGCTGGCGCCGCTGGTCGCGTTTCATTTGGTGCGGGAAGTCTCGGTGGAAATGCTGGGCGGCATTGCGGCTGGATTGATCGGGATCTCATGTCTCCTGCTCGTCCCGGAAATCAAGGTGGGCGGCACGGGCCGGCCTGCCAAGGCGCTGGTTGAAGAGGTGTCGGATTGA